The Halorientalis sp. IM1011 genome window below encodes:
- a CDS encoding NAD(+)/NADH kinase gives MSDSVERAAVGVVGESVERVAAAVEDAGGTPATGDLDAVLAAEPDALVTVGEDALLSLTARPDLPGSPVLPVDGGRGVRSVPLSTVDDAMEALVTGTGEIHRYPVVGVYVGDDVRARALTDVTLLTAEPARISEYAVVTDGTTVARFRADGVVVATPAGSHGYARRVDAPVVAYGTGVGAVAPIAPFATNADHWVLDLDSISLRVERDEVPVELLADDRRVDGIEPGVSVSVSVVDTLPVLSVPASSHPYTGSP, from the coding sequence ATGAGCGATTCTGTCGAGCGCGCGGCCGTCGGCGTCGTCGGCGAATCCGTCGAACGCGTCGCCGCCGCCGTCGAGGACGCCGGCGGAACCCCCGCGACCGGCGACCTCGACGCCGTCCTCGCGGCCGAACCCGACGCCCTCGTCACCGTCGGCGAGGACGCACTCCTCTCTCTCACCGCACGGCCGGATCTGCCCGGCAGTCCAGTTCTGCCCGTCGACGGGGGCCGTGGCGTCCGGTCGGTCCCGTTGTCGACCGTCGACGACGCGATGGAGGCACTCGTCACCGGCACGGGCGAAATCCATCGGTACCCCGTCGTCGGCGTCTACGTCGGTGACGACGTTCGGGCCCGCGCGCTCACGGACGTAACGCTTCTCACCGCCGAACCGGCTCGAATCTCCGAGTACGCCGTCGTGACCGACGGGACTACCGTCGCACGGTTTCGAGCCGACGGCGTGGTCGTCGCTACGCCCGCCGGTTCACACGGGTACGCACGCCGCGTCGACGCACCCGTCGTCGCCTACGGTACCGGCGTCGGGGCCGTCGCACCGATCGCGCCGTTCGCGACCAACGCCGACCACTGGGTCCTGGACCTCGATAGCATCTCTCTGCGGGTCGAACGCGACGAAGTCCCCGTGGAGTTGCTGGCCGACGACCGCCGAGTCGACGGTATCGAACCCGGCGTGTCGGTTTCGGTCTCCGTCGTCGACACGCTCCCCGTCCTCTCGGTGCCGGCGAGCAGCCACCCGTATACCGGGTCACCGTGA
- a CDS encoding glycosyltransferase family 39 protein, which yields MDLRERRVELLGVSGLLVLAAALRVAFLTSESLWTDEAATLYYVRSFSYRELLFEVPITETHPPLYYPFMKLWTGLTGTSVFGLRLPSVLFGVGTVAVTYAVGRELYSHRAGLLGGGLVAVSRFHISHSQSVRMYALLSFLGAVSFLAFVRFRDGGTTRDHVGYVVATALSIYTHVFGLFVLVVQNLYVGTTPFVDRVDETISWRRWAVLQGAVAALTAPWAYVLLSRVLSVSSGGPPARLGWIPEPSLAVFRQTITRYFGFGALPGPSVGPWVVLAVGVAAVYGFGVVTKGTEPTDGLLSRLTDSVDGRTYLLGLWAVVPLGLLFVVSKVVVPLYVIRYTIVASLPLFVLVGAAIDGLGSDRRTLVVAAVLLVLMVGSLPGYYATDQNGQWDEAAAHVESEATAGDRVLVTNYHPGFVQTKTAFDYYFSRSGVPVTGIPDGIDPARVGNLTAEHDTVWAVFAYTVPSHERAIRTRLNASFTPVDTRTYHGGITVVRYERVGDTNGG from the coding sequence ATGGACCTTCGAGAGCGCCGGGTGGAGCTGCTGGGTGTTTCGGGACTCCTCGTGCTCGCCGCGGCGCTCAGGGTCGCGTTCCTGACCTCGGAGAGCCTCTGGACCGACGAGGCCGCGACGCTGTACTACGTGCGGAGTTTCAGTTACAGAGAACTCCTGTTCGAGGTGCCGATCACCGAGACGCATCCGCCGCTGTACTACCCGTTCATGAAGCTCTGGACGGGGCTCACGGGCACGTCCGTCTTCGGGTTACGGCTCCCGTCGGTCCTGTTCGGGGTCGGGACGGTCGCCGTCACGTACGCCGTGGGCCGAGAGCTCTACTCACACCGGGCCGGGCTCCTCGGGGGCGGGCTGGTCGCCGTCTCGCGGTTCCACATAAGCCACTCTCAGAGCGTCCGGATGTACGCACTCCTGTCGTTTCTCGGCGCAGTGTCCTTTCTGGCGTTCGTTCGGTTCCGCGATGGCGGTACGACCCGCGACCACGTCGGGTACGTCGTGGCGACGGCCCTGTCCATCTACACGCACGTCTTCGGGCTGTTCGTCCTCGTCGTCCAGAACCTCTACGTCGGGACGACTCCGTTCGTGGATCGGGTCGACGAGACGATATCGTGGCGACGGTGGGCCGTCCTCCAGGGCGCGGTCGCGGCACTGACGGCCCCGTGGGCGTACGTGTTGCTCTCGCGCGTGCTGTCGGTCTCCAGCGGTGGCCCACCTGCCAGACTCGGGTGGATCCCCGAGCCGTCGCTGGCCGTGTTCAGACAGACGATAACCCGGTACTTCGGGTTCGGTGCACTGCCGGGGCCGAGCGTCGGCCCCTGGGTGGTCCTCGCCGTCGGCGTCGCCGCCGTGTACGGGTTCGGCGTCGTGACGAAGGGGACCGAGCCGACCGACGGGCTGTTGTCGCGGTTGACCGACTCGGTCGACGGTCGGACGTACCTGCTCGGCCTGTGGGCCGTCGTCCCCCTCGGCCTCCTGTTCGTCGTCTCGAAGGTCGTCGTGCCGCTGTACGTGATCCGGTACACCATCGTGGCCTCGCTGCCGCTGTTCGTGCTGGTCGGGGCCGCCATCGACGGGCTCGGCTCGGATCGGCGGACACTCGTCGTCGCGGCCGTCCTCCTCGTCCTGATGGTCGGCTCCCTGCCGGGCTACTACGCGACCGACCAGAACGGACAGTGGGACGAGGCCGCCGCACACGTCGAGTCCGAGGCGACAGCGGGTGACCGCGTGCTCGTCACGAACTACCATCCCGGATTCGTTCAGACGAAGACGGCGTTCGACTACTACTTCTCCCGTTCCGGGGTCCCGGTCACGGGAATCCCGGACGGGATCGATCCGGCGCGTGTGGGGAACCTGACGGCGGAGCACGACACCGTCTGGGCCGTGTTCGCGTACACGGTGCCGTCCCACGAGAGAGCGATCCGAACCCGCCTGAACGCGTCCTTTACCCCCGTGGACACCCGGACGTACCACGGCGGCATCACGGTCGTCCGGTACGAGCGGGTCGGCGATACTAACGGGGGCTGA
- the nth gene encoding endonuclease III, giving the protein MGTPLSSREEQTQEVIDRLHGEFPDTTISLNFSNRLELLIAVILSAQCTDERVNKETEHLFEKYESAEDYAEVDEAELAEDLNSITYYNNKAGYITSACQTIVEEHDEEVPDTMSELTDLQGVGRKTANVVLQHGHEVVEGIVVDTHVQRLSRRLGITEEERPEAIEQDLMPVVPESEWQDYTHLLISHGRATCTARNPDCADCILEDICPSSKVDADVDLASGEPW; this is encoded by the coding sequence ATGGGCACGCCGCTTTCCTCGCGCGAGGAACAGACACAGGAAGTCATCGACCGCCTCCACGGGGAGTTCCCCGACACGACCATCTCGCTGAACTTCTCGAACCGGCTGGAACTACTGATCGCCGTGATCCTCTCGGCGCAGTGCACCGACGAGCGGGTCAACAAGGAGACCGAACACCTCTTCGAGAAGTACGAGTCCGCCGAGGACTACGCCGAGGTCGACGAGGCGGAGCTCGCCGAGGACCTGAACTCGATCACCTACTACAACAACAAGGCGGGGTACATCACGAGCGCCTGCCAGACTATCGTCGAGGAACACGACGAAGAGGTTCCCGACACGATGTCCGAGTTGACCGACCTCCAGGGGGTCGGCCGGAAGACGGCCAACGTGGTGCTCCAGCACGGCCACGAGGTCGTGGAGGGAATCGTCGTCGACACGCACGTCCAGCGGCTGAGCCGCCGACTCGGGATCACCGAAGAGGAGCGTCCGGAAGCGATCGAACAGGACCTCATGCCGGTCGTTCCCGAATCGGAGTGGCAGGACTACACTCACCTGCTGATCAGTCACGGCCGGGCGACCTGTACGGCACGGAACCCGGACTGTGCGGACTGTATCCTCGAAGACATCTGTCCGTCATCGAAAGTCGACGCTGACGTGGATCTCGCCAGCGGCGAACCCTGGTAA
- a CDS encoding Rieske 2Fe-2S domain-containing protein, with amino-acid sequence MPLDEDKYPSETGRRRFVKGVVGSAALSSVGVGGAVALDTATSPTGTGGGITQFMGIENTDGPAPRGMPIIPLTVDSEGALKGVWPDVKTETVQGQEVTIAETELGGTTYSSAWFQYCGIQTAEGLDPEADQDNFFRSSSGPSLSWQSEAKESGEKLFVDDFSDYESWGNGIGQSGLGKPAEAAWRSDGDVQTVPVQVLRSPEVSKMANGEGPYSELPGEVQSFIGAATEQNFMAWLNKCTHFCCVPGFKTYEGSAKFDAENEVYCQCHQSVYDPFSPVSKSFVALPRPGE; translated from the coding sequence ATGCCACTCGACGAAGACAAATATCCGAGCGAGACGGGTCGACGACGCTTCGTGAAAGGCGTCGTCGGCAGTGCTGCGTTATCGAGCGTCGGCGTCGGCGGCGCAGTCGCCCTCGACACGGCGACGTCGCCGACCGGTACCGGCGGTGGGATCACGCAGTTCATGGGTATCGAGAACACGGACGGCCCGGCACCGCGCGGGATGCCGATCATCCCGCTGACGGTCGACTCGGAAGGTGCGCTGAAAGGCGTCTGGCCGGACGTCAAGACCGAGACCGTACAGGGTCAGGAAGTCACCATCGCGGAGACGGAACTCGGCGGGACGACGTACTCGTCGGCCTGGTTCCAGTATTGCGGGATCCAGACCGCCGAGGGGCTCGACCCCGAGGCCGACCAGGACAACTTCTTCCGGTCGTCGTCCGGGCCGTCGCTGTCCTGGCAGTCCGAGGCCAAGGAGTCCGGCGAGAAGCTGTTCGTCGACGACTTCTCCGATTACGAGAGCTGGGGCAACGGCATCGGCCAGAGCGGGCTGGGAAAGCCCGCCGAGGCCGCCTGGCGCTCCGACGGTGACGTCCAGACCGTTCCGGTGCAGGTGCTCCGGAGTCCCGAGGTCTCGAAGATGGCGAACGGCGAAGGGCCGTACAGCGAGCTCCCCGGCGAGGTCCAGAGCTTCATCGGGGCCGCCACGGAACAGAACTTCATGGCCTGGCTGAACAAGTGCACCCACTTCTGCTGTGTCCCGGGCTTCAAGACCTACGAGGGCAGCGCGAAGTTCGACGCCGAGAACGAGGTGTACTGCCAGTGCCACCAGTCGGTGTACGACCCGTTCAGTCCGGTCAGCAAGTCCTTCGTGGCCCTGCCACGCCCGGGTGAATAA
- a CDS encoding aldehyde dehydrogenase family protein yields MSQQVEGPAGHYVDGEWIGGGETFESVDPATGEGLGEFHRGTPAEVERAVTAAAEAYPAWRDLSYIDRAEHLWEVFHELRDRHQELGEIVTRECGKEISEGKADVTEAWHMVEWAAGNARHPHGDVVPSEVASKDSYMRRRPRGVVGCITPWNFPVAIPFWHMAVALVEGNTVVWKPAEQTPWCGQVVAEMLDDAGVPDGVFNMVQGFGEAGNAIVEDDRVDTVLFTGSAEVGHSIADTLGGEPGREVALEMGGKNAIVITEQADLDVAVHSAVMSAFKTTGQRCVSAERLIVHEDVYDEFKSRFVDLAEDVAVGDPLDESTFMGPVVDEGQVEKFHEYNALAREEGVDVLIDRAELADEEIPAGREDGYWVGPFVYETEYDPEMRVLQEEVFGPHVALIPYSGGIERAVEIHDDVPYGLAGAIISEDYRQLNYYRDHAEVGLAYANLPCIGAEVQLPFGGVKKSGKGAPSAREVIEAVTERTAWTLNNSRDIEMAQGLSADITTEE; encoded by the coding sequence ATGAGCCAGCAAGTCGAGGGTCCGGCAGGCCACTACGTCGACGGCGAGTGGATCGGCGGCGGTGAGACGTTCGAGAGCGTCGATCCAGCGACCGGCGAGGGGCTCGGCGAGTTCCACCGGGGGACGCCCGCCGAGGTCGAGCGTGCGGTAACGGCCGCCGCTGAGGCGTATCCGGCGTGGCGCGACCTCTCGTATATCGACCGTGCCGAACACCTCTGGGAGGTGTTCCACGAACTCAGGGACCGCCACCAGGAACTGGGCGAGATCGTCACACGGGAGTGCGGCAAAGAGATCAGCGAGGGGAAGGCAGACGTAACCGAGGCCTGGCACATGGTCGAGTGGGCGGCCGGCAACGCCCGCCACCCCCACGGTGACGTGGTGCCGAGCGAAGTCGCGAGCAAGGACTCGTACATGCGCCGTCGGCCCCGCGGCGTCGTCGGCTGTATCACCCCGTGGAACTTCCCCGTCGCCATCCCCTTCTGGCACATGGCCGTCGCCCTCGTCGAGGGCAACACGGTCGTCTGGAAGCCCGCCGAACAGACGCCGTGGTGCGGGCAGGTCGTCGCCGAGATGCTCGACGACGCCGGGGTCCCCGACGGCGTGTTCAACATGGTGCAGGGCTTCGGCGAGGCCGGCAACGCCATCGTCGAGGACGACCGCGTCGACACCGTCCTCTTCACCGGCTCCGCCGAGGTCGGCCACTCCATCGCCGACACACTCGGCGGCGAACCGGGCCGGGAGGTCGCCCTGGAGATGGGCGGGAAAAACGCCATCGTGATCACCGAACAGGCGGATCTCGACGTGGCCGTCCACTCGGCGGTCATGTCGGCGTTCAAGACCACCGGCCAGCGGTGTGTCTCGGCCGAGCGACTGATCGTCCACGAGGACGTCTACGACGAGTTCAAATCGCGGTTCGTCGACCTCGCCGAGGACGTGGCGGTCGGTGACCCGCTGGACGAGTCGACGTTCATGGGCCCGGTCGTCGACGAAGGGCAGGTCGAGAAGTTCCACGAGTACAACGCCCTCGCGCGTGAGGAAGGCGTCGACGTGCTGATCGACCGCGCCGAACTGGCCGACGAGGAGATCCCTGCCGGGCGAGAAGACGGCTACTGGGTCGGCCCTTTCGTCTACGAGACCGAGTACGACCCGGAGATGCGCGTCCTGCAGGAGGAGGTGTTCGGGCCACACGTCGCCCTGATCCCCTACAGCGGCGGGATCGAGCGCGCTGTCGAGATCCACGACGACGTGCCCTACGGACTGGCGGGTGCGATCATCTCGGAGGACTATCGCCAGCTCAACTACTACCGCGACCACGCGGAAGTGGGGCTGGCCTACGCCAACCTCCCCTGTATCGGCGCGGAGGTCCAGTTGCCCTTCGGCGGCGTCAAGAAGTCCGGGAAGGGCGCACCGAGCGCCCGCGAGGTGATCGAGGCGGTCACGGAGCGGACGGCGTGGACGCTCAACAACTCGAGAGACATCGAGATGGCCCAGGGGCTGTCGGCGGACATCACGACGGAGGAGTGA
- a CDS encoding RIO1 family regulatory kinase/ATPase, giving the protein MAIRRLLRGDLSDAAVESVVEAVAERYGLPADRVTFLEADNWLSTPLVIDDEVFVKVITDRHTLVHALLTAGRNLGAFSSGTEGFFGHFDSPVEMAEHELAATRRIRELGLDAPEPIEAFEVDGLGVLVLEYLPEFRTLDVLDAAAVRDHAPGLFGALSTMHADGLVHGDLRAENVLVADGDLYFIDATNVRGDGLDDAQAYDVACALGALAPEIGAQATVTAALTAYSPAELLDARAFLDFVNIRPDHSFDAAAVKGEIEKVAT; this is encoded by the coding sequence ATGGCGATCCGTCGACTGCTCAGAGGGGATCTCTCGGATGCGGCAGTCGAATCGGTCGTCGAGGCGGTCGCCGAACGGTACGGGTTACCGGCCGACCGCGTGACCTTTCTGGAGGCCGACAACTGGCTGTCGACCCCGCTGGTGATCGACGACGAGGTGTTCGTGAAGGTCATCACCGACCGGCACACGCTCGTCCACGCACTCCTGACGGCGGGGCGGAACCTCGGCGCGTTCTCCAGCGGTACCGAGGGGTTTTTCGGTCACTTCGACTCGCCGGTCGAGATGGCCGAACACGAACTCGCCGCGACCCGACGGATTCGCGAACTCGGGCTCGACGCCCCGGAACCCATCGAGGCGTTCGAGGTCGACGGGCTCGGCGTCCTCGTCCTGGAGTATCTGCCCGAGTTTCGAACGCTCGACGTACTGGATGCCGCGGCCGTCCGGGACCACGCCCCGGGGCTGTTCGGGGCGCTGTCGACCATGCACGCCGACGGGCTGGTCCACGGCGACCTCCGTGCCGAGAACGTCCTCGTGGCCGACGGTGACCTCTACTTCATCGACGCGACGAACGTCCGCGGGGACGGCCTCGACGACGCGCAGGCCTACGACGTGGCCTGTGCCCTGGGGGCGCTGGCTCCCGAGATCGGAGCACAGGCGACGGTCACGGCGGCGCTGACCGCGTACTCGCCCGCGGAACTGCTCGACGCGCGGGCGTTTCTGGACTTCGTCAACATCCGTCCGGATCACAGTTTCGACGCGGCAGCGGTCAAAGGTGAGATCGAGAAAGTGGCGACTTGA
- a CDS encoding cytochrome bc complex cytochrome b subunit, whose product MSLEKKDEHDHKGWMEERDLTALEERYLTLLMWLDKRLRLVDYLELLEDLYYKVNLQMPKSHTEQYGLDNKFWYWYPLYALGSFSTLAYLVAAVSGALLGFYYAPAAAGATGDPTVAYESLRYIMQDLNFGYMLRSIHRWAAQVMTAAVFLHMLRVYFTGAYKEPRELNWIIGIVLISMTMVFGYSGYLLPWNQLSYWAGQIGVEMALSIPLAGEWTAQLLFGGFTLTQATLQRMYILHVFFLPFLVTGLIAVHIGIVWMQGIAEPH is encoded by the coding sequence ATGAGTCTCGAGAAAAAAGACGAACACGATCACAAAGGCTGGATGGAGGAGCGCGACCTCACGGCGCTCGAGGAGCGCTATCTCACCCTGTTGATGTGGCTCGACAAGCGGCTCCGCCTGGTCGACTATCTGGAGCTGCTGGAGGACCTCTACTACAAGGTCAACCTGCAGATGCCGAAGAGCCACACCGAGCAGTACGGGCTCGACAACAAGTTCTGGTACTGGTACCCGTTGTACGCGCTGGGGTCGTTCTCGACGCTGGCATATCTGGTCGCGGCGGTGTCCGGGGCCTTGCTCGGGTTCTACTACGCGCCGGCGGCAGCCGGCGCGACGGGCGATCCGACTGTCGCCTACGAGTCGCTGCGGTACATCATGCAGGACCTGAACTTCGGGTACATGCTCCGGTCGATCCACCGCTGGGCCGCGCAGGTGATGACCGCGGCCGTCTTCCTGCACATGCTGCGCGTCTACTTTACGGGTGCGTACAAGGAACCCCGCGAGCTCAACTGGATCATCGGCATCGTCCTGATTTCGATGACGATGGTGTTCGGGTACTCCGGATACCTGCTCCCGTGGAACCAGCTGAGCTACTGGGCGGGACAGATCGGCGTCGAGATGGCGCTGTCGATTCCGCTCGCGGGTGAGTGGACGGCCCAGCTCCTGTTCGGTGGTTTCACGCTGACGCAGGCCACGTTGCAACGGATGTACATCCTGCACGTGTTCTTCCTGCCGTTCCTCGTGACGGGGCTGATCGCGGTCCACATCGGCATCGTCTGGATGCAGGGCATCGCGGAACCACACTAA
- a CDS encoding halocyanin domain-containing protein, with translation MNRRDFIRTAGGAAGATAAVSAGAGTAAASSEGGDGGATRPDFGGYLDDANGYGGGQPADQTGNDEVTVQVGTGSQGYGFSPPAVHVDTGTTVVWEWTGEGGAHNVVSNDEVFDSGAAESGSGVTFEYTFEEGGIYNYHCVPHEGMGMKGSIVVGSDYPTVQMETGGGEKSLHEMGVPFQAHYVGLATILMVIVSLVFTFFLLKYGESPHTKGGND, from the coding sequence ATGAACAGGCGGGACTTTATCCGGACAGCCGGCGGGGCTGCCGGCGCGACCGCCGCCGTGTCTGCGGGAGCGGGCACAGCCGCCGCGTCCTCCGAAGGCGGCGATGGCGGCGCGACGCGCCCGGACTTCGGCGGCTATCTGGACGACGCAAACGGTTACGGTGGCGGCCAACCGGCCGACCAGACCGGTAACGACGAGGTGACCGTTCAGGTCGGGACCGGAAGCCAAGGTTACGGCTTCAGTCCGCCAGCGGTCCACGTGGACACGGGAACGACGGTCGTGTGGGAATGGACCGGTGAAGGCGGAGCCCACAACGTGGTTAGCAACGACGAGGTTTTCGACTCGGGCGCTGCCGAGAGCGGTTCCGGCGTCACCTTCGAGTACACCTTCGAGGAGGGTGGCATCTACAATTACCACTGTGTCCCCCACGAAGGAATGGGAATGAAGGGTTCGATCGTCGTCGGATCGGACTACCCGACGGTACAGATGGAAACCGGCGGCGGCGAGAAGAGCCTCCACGAGATGGGCGTGCCGTTCCAGGCCCATTACGTCGGTCTGGCGACCATCCTGATGGTGATCGTGTCGCTGGTGTTCACCTTCTTCCTGCTGAAGTACGGTGAATCGCCACACACCAAAGGAGGGAACGACTGA
- a CDS encoding cytochrome bc complex cytochrome b subunit: MSDNDTPETDGGTGIVPPDDETPTWSERKERTQGLSRLTYEYFERARREDQDLRQESSYVERDVLGFPAWPHEMIRNLALTSFFVGMIVFLSATLPPEMMPPANSSSTPAVILPDWYLYWSFGLLKLGPLNPELALLGGQKLMADRTYGVLANLVVVGVITIVPFLNKGAARRPVEQPFWASVGVFGVVFAFTIAVLSVKNLVPMGSKLLFDLTFLLPFVAGFISYGILKSMREGYMFTLNRRYYRLRPPK; this comes from the coding sequence ATGAGCGACAACGACACTCCCGAAACGGACGGAGGCACGGGCATCGTCCCGCCGGACGACGAGACCCCCACGTGGAGCGAGCGCAAGGAGCGCACGCAGGGGCTCTCCCGGCTGACCTACGAGTACTTCGAGCGGGCACGCCGCGAGGACCAGGACCTGCGCCAGGAGTCCAGTTACGTCGAGCGTGACGTGCTGGGCTTCCCGGCCTGGCCCCACGAGATGATCCGGAACCTCGCGCTGACGAGTTTCTTCGTCGGCATGATCGTGTTCCTCTCGGCGACGCTTCCCCCGGAGATGATGCCGCCGGCGAACTCCTCGAGTACGCCTGCAGTCATCCTGCCGGACTGGTACCTGTACTGGTCGTTCGGCCTGCTCAAGCTCGGCCCGCTCAACCCCGAGCTGGCGCTGCTGGGCGGGCAGAAGCTGATGGCCGACCGGACCTACGGCGTCCTGGCGAACCTGGTCGTCGTGGGTGTGATCACCATCGTCCCGTTCCTGAACAAGGGCGCGGCCCGGCGACCGGTCGAACAGCCCTTCTGGGCGTCGGTCGGCGTCTTCGGCGTCGTGTTCGCCTTCACCATCGCCGTGCTGTCGGTCAAGAACCTGGTCCCGATGGGGTCGAAGCTCCTGTTCGACCTGACCTTCCTGCTCCCGTTCGTGGCAGGGTTCATCAGCTACGGAATCCTCAAGTCGATGCGCGAGGGGTACATGTTCACCCTCAACCGCCGGTACTACCGGCTGCGGCCGCCGAAGTAA